One Fundulus heteroclitus isolate FHET01 chromosome 11, MU-UCD_Fhet_4.1, whole genome shotgun sequence DNA segment encodes these proteins:
- the spag7 gene encoding sperm-associated antigen 7 homolog, with protein MADLLGSILNSMEKPPTVGDQESRRKAREQAARLKKMEELEKRKKAEFRKKMEKEVSDFIQDSSQQKRKYNPMGKIERSILHDVAEVAGLTSFSFGEDEESRYVMLFKKEFAPSDEELEAYRKGQEWDPQLAEQRRRLKEQAALEEAASAQTEKTQACPNSNYRDKYSHLIGTSAAKDAAHTLEANRTYGCVPVANKRDTRSIEEAMNEIRAKKRQKREDETGAQSSSS; from the exons ATGGCGGACCTCCTCGGATCGATCTTAAACTCGATGGAGAAACCTCCGACAGTCGGAGACCAGGAGAGCCGGCGAAAGGCTCGAG agcaAGCTGCAAGACTAAAGAAGATGGAAGAAttggagaaaagaaagaaagcggAGTTCAGGAAGAAG ATGGAGAAGGAGGTGTCTGATTTCATCCAAGACAGTtctcagcaaaagagaaaatacAACCCCATGGGAAAGATCGAAAGGAGTATCCT GCACGACGTCGCAGAAGTGGCGGGTCTGACTTCGTTTTCCTTCGGCGAGGACGAGGAGAGCCGCTACGTCATGCTGTTTAAAAAG GAGTTTGCTCCGTCCGACGAAGAGCTGGAGGCGTACCGCAAAGGACAGGAGTGGGATCCCCAGCTGGCAGAGCAGCGGCGCAGACTCAAA GAGCAGGCTGCGTTAGAAGAGGCAGCGTCCGCTCAGACGGAAAAGACGCAGGCGTGTCCCAACTCCAACTACAGAGACAAGTACAGCCACCTGATCGGCACGTCAGCCGCGAAGGACGCAGCCCACACGCTGGAGGCTAACCGGACGTACGGCTGTG TGCCGGTGGCCAACAAGAGAGACACTCGCTCCATCGAGGAAGCCATGAATGAAATCCGAGCGAAGAAACGGCAGAAGCGCGAGGACGAGACGGGGGCACAGAGCAGCAGCTCCTGA
- the defbl2 gene encoding defensin, beta-like 2, whose amino-acid sequence MKGLSLVLLVLLLMLATAEGDDPEMQHWTCGYRGLCRRFCYAQEYIVGHHGCPRRYRCCAVRS is encoded by the exons ATGAAGGGACTGAGTTTGGTTCTGCTCGTTCTTCTCCTGATGCTCGCGACTGCAGAGG GAGACGATCCAGAGATGCAGCATTGGACCTGTGGGTACAGAGGACTCTGCAGACGGTTCTGCTATGCCCAAGAGTATATTGTTGGACACCATGGTTGTCCTCGAAGATACAG GTGCTGTGCAGTGCGTTCCTAG
- the chrdl2 gene encoding chordin-like protein 2 yields the protein MKPMFVFFFILWFASAELKRRRGSGVVCTFKDKTYRPGDSWHPYLEPSGYMFCVRCVCTETGHVNCNTIKCPALKCENPVTEPQRCCPKCTDEPRIPAGLRAPVKTCRHNGTVYQPGETFTNQGLFPSRQSNQCVMCTCSNGNIFCALKTCQPITCSSPASRPDTCCLVCKDQGSSGSSSTEDGNHQLNRGVRHSVDQCSGEQRRVRSDRATLPRIKASPRGLSLSRLNLRGASETTVKILLQRRHRRVCLYNGKTYSHGDMWHPVLGKVLECIVCTCVDGLQDCKRVACPSQYPCQHPIKSAGKCCKTCPESKAETNQTQCYLGYKNNLLVYKVEPALKVDSPNTVRIIAAERQSTAEIEVQAWNTAEDVLRIMEIGDVQRKDITDHPENYTLLTTLDEETWKKFKEVGENLTKASQTTICENGIREIVTFLNPKQTEGLCSP from the exons atgaagccTATGTTCGTGTTCTTTTTCATCCTGTGGTTTGCATCCGCGGAGCTGAAACGTCGGAGAG GCTCCGGGGTGGTTTGtacttttaaagacaaaaccTACAGACCAGGAGACAGCTGGCATCCCTATCTGGAGCCTTCCGGATACATGTTCTGCGTGCGTTGCGTCTGCACAGAG ACAGGTCATGTAAACTGCAACACCATCAAGTGTCCTGCGCTGAAGTGTGAGAACCCCGTGACCGAGCCTCAGCGGTGTTGTCCCAAGTGCACAG ATGAACCCAGGATCCCAGCAGGACTGAGGGCGCCTGTCAAAACCTGCAGGCATAATGGGACTGTCTATCAGCCAGGGGAGACCTTCACCAACCAGGGCCTCTTTCCATCCAGGCAGAGCAATCAGTGCGTCATGTGCACATGCTCT AATGGAAACATCTTCTGTGCGCTGAAAACATGCCAACCCATTACCTGTTCTTCGCCCGCTTCCCGCCCGGACACCTGCTGTTTGGTGTGTAAAG ACCAAGGCAGCAGTGGCTCCTCGTCCACTGAGGATGGAAACCATCAGCTGAACAGAGGCGTT AGGCATTCAGTCGACCAGTGTTCCGGAGAGCAGAGAAGGGTTAGGTCGGACCGCGCCACCCTGCCCAGGATCAAGGCTTCTCCCAGGGGCCTGAGCCTCAGCAGGCTCAACCTCAGAGGGGCCTCGGAGACCACAGTGAAGATTCTGCTGCAGAGGAGACACCGACGAG TGTGTTTATACAACGGCAAGACGTACTCACATGGAGACATGTGGCATCCAGTTTTGGGGAAGGTCCTGGAATGCATCGTTTGCACTTGCGTCGACGGCCTCCAGGACTGCAAGCGCGTCGCGTGTCCAAGCCAGTACCCGTGCCAGCATCCAATCAAATCAGCTGGAAAATGCTGCAAGACTTGCCCAG AGAGCAAAGCTGAAACGAACCAGACTCAGTGCTATCTTGGGTATAAAAACAACCTCTTGGTCTACAAAGTAGAACCAGCTTTGAAAGTTGATTCTCCTAACACGGTTAGGATCATTGCTGCCGAAAGACAAAGTACTGCTGAGATTGAAGTGCAAGCCTGGAACACAGCAGAAG ATGTTTTACGAATAATGGAGATTGGCGACGTTCAAAGGAAAGACATCACGGATCATCCAGAAAATTATACTCTTCTTACCACGCTTGACGAAG AGACGTGGAAAAAATTTAAAGAGGTGGGAGAAAACCTCACCAAAGCTTCTCAGACCACGATTTGTGAAAACGGCATTCGGGAGATAGTGACGTTCCTGAATCCCAAGCAAACGGAAGGCCTGTGTTCACCGTAA